One Dreissena polymorpha isolate Duluth1 chromosome 9, UMN_Dpol_1.0, whole genome shotgun sequence genomic window carries:
- the LOC127846115 gene encoding uncharacterized protein LOC127846115: MVDMMVMNVRVVVMMVLMVFVMVVEMVVVIVVTVVVMDVMVVVIVGDGGCGCGDGDWNGGCDGSGVGDDDDDGNGNDYGGVGGNCDGDGGIGGDGDGNGCDGGVGGNGGGDGNEIDGGVDCGGDGVGDGACCDGDVEGGVGDTLVMVIELVAMVVMVTDFGSVVMVVTVVMVCWWCLWWWCL; encoded by the exons ATGGTGGATATGATGGTGATGAATGTGagggtggtggtgatgatggtgttgatggtgtTTGTGATGGTGGTGGAGATGGTTGTGGTAATAGTTGTGACGGTGGTGGTGATGgatgtgatggtggtggtgatagtg ggtgatggtggttgtggttGTGGTGATGGTGATTGGAATGGTGGTTGTGATGGTAGTGGTGTgggcgatgacgacgatgatggtaATGGAAATGAttatggtggtgttggtggtaattgtgatggtgatggtggtattGGCGGTGATGGTGATGGAAATGGctgtgatggtggtgttggtggtaatggtggtggtgatggtaatGAAATTGATGGTGGTGTTGATTGTGGAggtgatggtgttggtgatggaGCTTGTTGTGATGGTGATGTTGAAGGTGGTGTTGGAGATACGCTGGTGATGGTCATTGAATTGGTGgcaatggtggtgatggtgacgGACTTTGGGtcggtggtgatggtggtgacaGTTGTGATGGTGTGCTGGTGGTGCTTGTGGTGGTGGTGCTTGTGA